One Synechococcus sp. Nb3U1 genomic window, TACTGCAGGGCTAGCGGCCGATTCTAGCTCTACCAACAGCTTCAGCCCAAGAGCCTTGACTCCTGCACGAGTGGCCTGGGCCAGCTTGGCATGGCGCCGGTAAATGGCCTCTAACCCTTCAGCCCGCATCATTTGCAGCGTCGTTTGCAGGGCATAAAACAGGTTCACCGCTGGGGTAAAGGGGGTGGTGCCCTGTTGGAGGGATTTTTGCGCCAGCTTAAAGCTCCAGTAGTACTTGGGGAAGGTGGAGCGTTGGGAAGCGGCCATGGCCCGTTCGCTGACAGCGACAAATCCCAACCCCGGCGGGATCATATAGCCCTTCTGGGATCCGGAAGCGACCACATCCAAGCCCCATTCATCCATGAGCACCGGCATCGCTCCAACACTGGTTACCCCATCCACGATCACCAGGGCTTCTCCGTGGGCACGGGCAGCAGCAGCAATCGCTTGCACATCGTTGGCCACTCCACTGGAGGTTTCCGAATGGGTGAGGATAACAGCCTTGATGGTCTTTTCGCGGTCGGAAGCCAGCTTTTCTTGGAAGATCTCAACCGGGTAAGGGATCCCCCAGGGGGTTTCGATCCGCTCACAATTGAGGCCAAATTGCTCGGACATTTCCGCCCAGCGCTCGCCAAACTTACCATTCACCCCCACCAAGACCCGATCCCCGGGGCTTAAGGTGTTGAGGATGCCTGCTTCCATGGCTCCGGTGCCACTGGCGGAAAAGACGAATACATCAGAGGTGGTCTGGTGCAGCCAGCGCAAGCCGTCGGTAACTTCTTCCAAAATGGCGGTGAA contains:
- a CDS encoding pyridoxal-phosphate-dependent aminotransferase family protein; this translates as MKDKLILMIPGPTPVPESALLAMARGSIEHRSKEFTAILEEVTDGLRWLHQTTSDVFVFSASGTGAMEAGILNTLSPGDRVLVGVNGKFGERWAEMSEQFGLNCERIETPWGIPYPVEIFQEKLASDREKTIKAVILTHSETSSGVANDVQAIAAAARAHGEALVIVDGVTSVGAMPVLMDEWGLDVVASGSQKGYMIPPGLGFVAVSERAMAASQRSTFPKYYWSFKLAQKSLQQGTTPFTPAVNLFYALQTTLQMMRAEGLEAIYRRHAKLAQATRAGVKALGLKLLVELESAASPAVTAVLSPEGINADTIRSILKKQFDLATAAGQDHLKGKIFRLGHLGFISDRDILMTMATLESALHTVGYSEFTPGAGSRAAADVLAHG